The sequence below is a genomic window from Gossypium hirsutum isolate 1008001.06 chromosome A11, Gossypium_hirsutum_v2.1, whole genome shotgun sequence.
TGCTTTCACTTTTGCATCACCCTAATCTTGTCAATTTGATTGGTTACTGTGCCGAAGGGGATCAGCGCCTGCTTGTCTACGAGTACATGTCACAGGGATCCTTGGAAGATCACCTCCATTGTAATCCATGCCTTCTCCTTTAAACTTGTCAATGAATTCATTTGTTAGAAAATCGTTTTCACTGGTTCTATCTAGACCTCCAGGATGAGTCTGAGGGACACTCACTCACTATTACAGCTTCAAAACCCTTTGTTAGTTTCTTTTCCTGCTAGTTTTTCAACAGTTAAACATTCTGACTATGTTTCTGCATCCTTTCACAAACctttttcgttttcatttcccACGAACGATACCTTTTACTGTAAACTAAATAGATAAGCAACGTTTTTTTGCAGATCTTACATCTGATCAGAAACCTTTGGACTGGAACACGAGAATGAACATAGCTGTTGGTGCAGCCCAAGGGTTGGAATATCTTCACTGTGGAGCCAGTCCTCCTGTTATATATAGAGATTTAAAATCATCTAACATACTATTAGGTGAGGGCTTCATCCCAAAACTCTCTGATTTTGGGTTTGCAAAATTTGGTCCAAGCGGAGATAAATCATATGTTTCCACCAGGGTCATGGGAACCCATGGTTACTGTGCACCCGAGTACCTCGCTAGTGGAAAATTGACTACCAAGTCTGACATCTTTAGTTTTGGGGTAGTCCTATTGGAGCTCATAACTGGACGTAAAGCTTTCGATGAGAGCCGTGGTCGTGAAGAACGGTTCCTTGTTGATTGGGTAATACTTCTTCACATGATATAACATTATCACTGAAACTGTTCTACTTCACACAATGTATTTTTCCCTGGATACCTTGATGTGAAGCAGATGGCAAAATGTGTTTTTGCTGAATATAGTGCTCATGCTGAAGATGGCATGGATTTTAATTTTCTCCTTGTTAAATATACTCTCCAGCAGCATGCTTTCTGACCTATCATTATATGTACTCAATTTTTTGTAGGTACGACCGTTTAGAGATGAAATGAACATTACGAGCTTAGCAGATCCACTGCTGAGAGGTCACTTTTCAAAACCTACCTTGAAGAAGGCTCTAGAAGTGGCCTTGATGTGCATCGAAGAAAATGCTAATTCCAGACCCTCTATTTGTGATGTAGTGCTTGCCCTGGATTATTTCAATACCCATCCATACGACTCAAACGAAACCAAAAGGGATAACCCCGAAGGGCTTGAGAACAATGGCTCTCCAAACAAAACGACTAGGATGTTAGACGTTGATTCCGAAAGAGAACGAGCTGTTGCCGAGGCCAAGATGTGGGGAGAGAGTTGGAGAGGGAAAAAAGGACCAGTAGGATAGGGTTCAGAAAAAAAGAATCATGTGGTAAAGTTCTACTTTCTTAATTCATATGTACTATGTAGCATGTTGTTGAGTCACTGAAATCAAGAATCAATAGTAGAAAACTTCTAGTACATGACATGTTCTTAACTTTTTCATTTCATGATTCATGtcatgtatatatttacatatgtataattatatgtatataaatgaaaCATTCAATCTGTAAGTATCcttccccccccccaaaaaaaaaaaaaaccctcctGCTCTTATGAAGTCTGTCAATTATGAATTCTGATTTACCATATTGCTAATATTTGTTTAACCACCCAAGTAAGCTTTCAAGTTACATGTTCTAAGCTCAGACATTAAAGAAGTTTAGTGaccaacttttcttttatttttactattccAAAGCACTGTTGAATTCGGTTTCATGAGCCAAATCACATCAACTCGGTGAAAgtatgaaaaaaattagaaaaaaaaaagt
It includes:
- the LOC107923293 gene encoding probable serine/threonine-protein kinase PBL7; the encoded protein is MGYCPCFGWRKGKKLKSGEKKEPGKKPKPPESPGIGLGTKSSAALGQEPSAPKEEPNAGNRAQTFTYRQLAKATKNFRSESMIGQGGFGAVYKGILESSGQVVAIKKLDKTGLQGEKEFLVEFLMLSLLHHPNLVNLIGYCAEGDQRLLVYEYMSQGSLEDHLHYLTSDQKPLDWNTRMNIAVGAAQGLEYLHCGASPPVIYRDLKSSNILLGEGFIPKLSDFGFAKFGPSGDKSYVSTRVMGTHGYCAPEYLASGKLTTKSDIFSFGVVLLELITGRKAFDESRGREERFLVDWVRPFRDEMNITSLADPLLRGHFSKPTLKKALEVALMCIEENANSRPSICDVVLALDYFNTHPYDSNETKRDNPEGLENNGSPNKTTRMLDVDSERERAVAEAKMWGESWRGKKGPVG